From Micromonospora echinospora, one genomic window encodes:
- the ppk2 gene encoding polyphosphate kinase 2 codes for MADSALLDLSADYQVVDDHDDDPVLLRADGSPVDTWREDYPYDERLSREEYDQHKRLLQIELLKLQDWIKESGERLVILFEGRDAAGKGGTIKRFMEHLNPRGAKVVALVKPNERESSQWYFQRWLHHLPAAGEIVLFDRSWYNRAGVERVMGFCTRKEYLEFLRQAPELERMLVRSGIRLVKLWFSVSQNEQRTRFAIRQVDPVRQWKLSPMDIAALDKWDEYTEAKEAMFFYTDTADAPWTVVKSNDKKRARLEAMRHVLNRFDYTDKDTEVVGVPDPLLVGSAGLDLSPDEETVQVFPRL; via the coding sequence ATGGCCGACTCCGCGCTGCTGGATCTCTCCGCCGACTACCAGGTGGTCGACGACCACGACGACGACCCGGTGCTGCTCCGCGCGGACGGCAGCCCGGTGGACACCTGGCGGGAGGACTACCCGTACGACGAGCGCCTGTCGCGTGAGGAGTACGACCAGCACAAGCGCCTGCTCCAGATCGAACTCCTGAAGCTCCAGGATTGGATCAAGGAGTCCGGCGAACGGCTGGTGATCCTCTTCGAGGGACGGGACGCCGCCGGCAAGGGCGGCACGATCAAGCGCTTCATGGAACACCTCAACCCGCGCGGCGCGAAGGTGGTGGCCCTGGTCAAGCCGAACGAGCGGGAGTCCAGCCAGTGGTACTTCCAGCGTTGGCTGCACCACCTGCCGGCGGCCGGCGAGATCGTGCTCTTCGACCGGTCCTGGTACAACCGGGCCGGGGTCGAGCGGGTGATGGGCTTCTGCACCCGCAAGGAGTACCTGGAGTTCCTCCGCCAGGCCCCTGAGCTGGAGCGGATGCTGGTCCGCTCCGGTATCCGGCTGGTCAAGCTCTGGTTCTCGGTCTCCCAGAACGAGCAGCGCACCCGGTTCGCCATCCGTCAGGTCGATCCGGTACGCCAGTGGAAGCTGTCCCCGATGGACATCGCCGCGCTGGACAAGTGGGACGAGTACACCGAGGCCAAGGAGGCGATGTTCTTCTACACCGACACCGCCGACGCGCCGTGGACGGTGGTCAAGAGCAACGACAAGAAGCGGGCCCGGCTGGAGGCCATGCGGCACGTGCTCAACCGCTTCGACTACACGGACAAGGACACCGAGGTCGTCGGCGTGCCCGATCCCCTCCTCGTCGGCTCCGCCGGTCTGGACCTCAGCCCCGACGAGGAGACCGTCCAGGTCTTCCCCCGCCTCTGA